A genomic stretch from Hydrogenimonas urashimensis includes:
- a CDS encoding Na/Pi cotransporter family protein translates to MESLKIWIEAFSGLGLFLFGMIYLESQIRLSAGRAFRRWIRFATGTRFRSFLAGLFATALFQSSSVVTLMAISLIGAGLMSLEHAIAVIFGANIGTTVTAWIVGFVGFKMDIKILSYAFIGIGGLASIFLEEGTRTRSLFNAMVGFGLIFLGLEGMKESFSLFAEDFDIGAHRFAHLGWYALMGLGVTALIQSSSASIAIVQSALFAHIIGFEAAAAFVIGSNVGTTVTAILGAVGGSPDKKRTALAHFLFNVSTGIVALLAIGPLLKMTEAIWPGSDPVIRIALFHSLFNVLGVAMWYPLIPFLTAFMKRFFKKEKAHVTHYIHNVSADLPEVARDALFKEILHLAEEVENFALLAVNTPPQKVLAEHLPIDKLLDTYDENMTLSYARLYAHIRRLEGEILRFITELSGKRADERFQADLDRMARTTAYLATAAKSIKDMLHDIDRWYDEDNREGSLFLRNLRYQIIKSVRAFHGAFKDGERESFEEMERFYKRIAQSYRNSMQIIGEIAKNRSIASEMTTIAINDLHLSKSFSKSLRNAVREWMKGVPE, encoded by the coding sequence ATGGAAAGCCTTAAAATATGGATCGAAGCCTTTTCCGGTCTGGGACTTTTCCTTTTTGGAATGATCTATCTTGAGAGCCAGATACGGCTCTCGGCGGGACGGGCGTTTCGGCGCTGGATACGCTTCGCCACGGGGACGCGGTTTCGCAGCTTTTTGGCGGGACTGTTTGCCACGGCCCTGTTTCAGAGTTCCTCGGTGGTGACTCTGATGGCCATCTCTCTCATCGGTGCGGGGCTGATGAGCCTCGAACACGCTATTGCCGTTATCTTCGGAGCCAATATCGGAACCACCGTGACGGCATGGATCGTGGGGTTCGTCGGTTTCAAGATGGATATAAAGATCCTCTCCTACGCATTCATTGGGATCGGGGGATTGGCCAGCATATTTCTGGAAGAGGGGACGCGTACAAGAAGTCTCTTCAATGCGATGGTCGGGTTCGGCCTCATCTTCCTCGGACTTGAAGGGATGAAAGAGAGTTTTTCGCTTTTTGCGGAAGATTTCGATATCGGCGCCCACCGTTTCGCCCATCTTGGCTGGTATGCGCTGATGGGGCTGGGTGTCACGGCGCTGATCCAGTCGAGCTCCGCATCCATCGCCATCGTGCAGAGTGCACTTTTTGCCCATATCATCGGTTTCGAGGCGGCGGCAGCCTTTGTCATCGGCTCAAATGTCGGGACGACGGTAACCGCGATACTCGGTGCCGTGGGCGGGTCTCCCGACAAGAAGAGAACGGCACTGGCTCATTTTCTCTTCAACGTCTCCACAGGCATCGTCGCACTGCTGGCCATCGGACCGCTTTTGAAGATGACGGAGGCGATTTGGCCGGGTTCGGATCCTGTCATCCGCATCGCACTCTTCCATTCGCTTTTCAACGTGCTGGGTGTGGCGATGTGGTACCCCCTCATTCCGTTTCTGACTGCCTTCATGAAACGATTTTTCAAAAAAGAGAAGGCCCATGTCACCCACTATATCCACAATGTCTCCGCAGACCTGCCGGAAGTGGCGCGGGATGCGCTTTTCAAAGAGATTCTCCATCTTGCCGAGGAGGTGGAGAATTTTGCCCTGCTGGCTGTCAACACACCTCCGCAGAAGGTGCTTGCAGAACATCTTCCCATTGACAAACTGCTGGATACCTACGATGAAAACATGACCCTCTCCTATGCCCGTCTCTACGCCCATATCCGGCGTCTCGAAGGGGAGATACTCCGTTTCATCACAGAACTATCCGGCAAGCGGGCGGATGAGAGATTTCAGGCCGACCTCGACCGCATGGCACGGACGACCGCCTATCTTGCCACCGCGGCCAAATCGATCAAAGATATGCTTCACGACATCGATCGGTGGTACGACGAGGACAATCGGGAGGGGAGTCTCTTTCTGCGAAATCTGCGGTATCAGATCATCAAGAGTGTGCGGGCATTTCACGGCGCTTTCAAAGATGGGGAGAGAGAGTCGTTCGAGGAGATGGAGCGTTTTTATAAAAGAATCGCCCAATCCTATCGAAACAGTATGCAGATCATAGGGGAGATCGCCAAAAACCGCTCGATCGCTTCGGAGATGACGACCATCGCCATCAACGATCTGCATCTGAGCAAAAGTTTTTCGAAATCGCTCCGCAACGCGGTCCGGGAGTGGATGAAGGGGGTTCCCGAATGA
- a CDS encoding MBL fold metallo-hydrolase RNA specificity domain-containing protein: MAIVQSFGAAEEVTGSCHLLKLRNGLRILIDCGMFQGEGEDEKNRQHFGFDPRKVDILLITHAHLDHVGRIPKLVKEGFDGIIVATKATFELAQVVLFDSAKLMEEEYRTRYRKAQRRGEEKSVPKPLYTTEDVEDTWLLTHIRAKYDRPLKVAKGVKVIFRNAGHILGSATVEIRFKEEGKTHKVVFSGDLGNRDDLVMPYVENVPEADMLFIESTYGDRNHKNMKETIKEFKKAIRKTLLNRGNVIIPSFAIERTQEVLCILKDMYRERELPRCKVFLDSPMAIKATHLFSKFHRQLGPKCNLFYKEDGDVFDFPYLRFTCDVESSKKINEIERGAIIIAGSGMCTGGRILHHFKNRLWNERNCVIFVGYQAEGTLGRYIVDGVKWVRIYREEIRIRAKIYTINGFSAHADQQDLIDWIAHIKKLGKICLVHGEREKQSVFKKAIREKVGKRAHIVRPKEKIYL, from the coding sequence ATGGCCATCGTACAATCTTTCGGTGCGGCGGAGGAGGTGACAGGCTCCTGCCATCTTCTGAAGCTACGAAACGGTCTTCGTATTCTCATCGACTGCGGTATGTTCCAGGGAGAAGGGGAAGACGAGAAGAACCGGCAGCACTTCGGCTTCGACCCGAGGAAGGTCGACATACTTCTCATTACCCATGCGCATCTCGATCACGTGGGGCGTATTCCCAAACTCGTAAAAGAGGGATTTGATGGAATCATCGTAGCGACGAAGGCGACATTCGAACTGGCCCAGGTGGTGCTTTTCGACAGTGCCAAGCTGATGGAGGAGGAGTATCGCACACGTTACCGCAAAGCGCAGAGGCGCGGCGAAGAGAAGAGTGTACCAAAACCTCTCTATACGACCGAGGATGTGGAAGATACCTGGCTGCTGACCCATATCCGGGCCAAATACGACCGGCCTCTGAAGGTGGCAAAAGGGGTGAAGGTCATATTTCGCAACGCCGGCCACATTCTTGGTTCGGCGACAGTGGAAATACGGTTCAAGGAGGAGGGGAAGACCCATAAAGTGGTCTTCAGCGGTGATCTCGGCAACAGGGACGACCTGGTGATGCCGTATGTCGAAAACGTTCCGGAAGCGGATATGCTTTTTATCGAATCGACCTACGGCGACAGGAACCACAAGAATATGAAAGAGACGATTAAGGAGTTCAAAAAGGCGATCAGAAAGACACTGCTCAACCGTGGCAATGTCATCATTCCCTCCTTCGCGATCGAACGGACCCAGGAGGTGCTCTGCATCCTGAAGGATATGTACCGCGAGAGAGAACTTCCCCGCTGCAAAGTCTTTCTTGACTCCCCGATGGCGATCAAGGCGACCCATCTCTTCTCGAAGTTCCACCGCCAGCTGGGGCCTAAGTGCAATCTCTTCTACAAAGAGGACGGGGATGTTTTCGATTTTCCCTACCTCCGATTTACCTGTGATGTGGAGTCGTCGAAAAAGATCAACGAAATCGAACGGGGAGCCATCATCATCGCCGGGAGCGGCATGTGCACAGGCGGAAGGATTCTCCACCATTTCAAAAACAGGCTCTGGAACGAGCGCAACTGCGTCATTTTCGTCGGCTACCAGGCGGAAGGGACGCTGGGGCGGTATATTGTCGACGGGGTGAAATGGGTACGAATATACCGGGAGGAGATCCGCATCCGCGCGAAGATATACACGATCAACGGATTTTCGGCCCACGCGGATCAGCAGGATCTGATCGACTGGATTGCCCATATCAAGAAACTGGGCAAAATCTGCCTGGTTCACGGAGAACGGGAAAAGCAGAGCGTTTTCAAAAAAGCGATTCGCGAAAAAGTGGGAAAAAGAGCCCATATCGTCAGGCCGAAAGAGAAGATCTATCTGTGA
- a CDS encoding zinc-dependent peptidase, translated as MYYIILTQILLLLAALFLTWQAVGYFRRMRLWKRAQKTALPPSYREALEKVAHYRVLPARLKEKIRPRLLFFVWTKEFVGIGTEVTDEMKAIISFYACLMVVNIPDECYDELQTILIYPYDVVKRQIESEGGIYREEDLALEGESAGDTVVIVWNEARREALHIRRHNVILHELAHVLDFENGAADGIPPLERSRYHRWTTVLYRRFNELREKSIKNRNWEDYRLIGEYAATSAAEFFAVITELFFQKPEILKKHFPDLYEELRGFYALNTAELFKSMD; from the coding sequence TTGTACTACATCATTTTGACGCAGATTCTGTTGCTCCTGGCGGCGCTCTTTCTGACCTGGCAGGCGGTGGGTTATTTCCGGCGTATGCGTTTGTGGAAAAGGGCTCAGAAAACGGCTCTTCCGCCATCCTATCGCGAAGCGCTTGAAAAAGTTGCCCATTACAGGGTTCTGCCGGCGAGGCTGAAGGAGAAAATCCGTCCGCGACTGCTCTTTTTTGTCTGGACGAAAGAATTTGTCGGCATCGGCACGGAGGTGACGGACGAGATGAAGGCGATCATCTCCTTCTACGCCTGTCTGATGGTCGTCAACATTCCCGACGAGTGTTACGATGAACTGCAAACCATTCTCATCTACCCCTATGATGTGGTAAAGAGGCAGATCGAATCGGAAGGGGGAATCTACCGGGAAGAGGATCTGGCTCTGGAAGGAGAATCCGCCGGCGATACCGTGGTCATCGTTTGGAACGAAGCGAGGCGGGAAGCTCTGCACATCCGCCGGCACAACGTCATTTTGCACGAACTCGCCCATGTTCTCGATTTCGAAAACGGCGCCGCCGACGGGATTCCGCCTCTGGAACGGTCACGGTATCACCGATGGACGACGGTACTCTACCGCCGTTTTAACGAGTTGAGAGAAAAAAGCATAAAAAACCGCAACTGGGAGGATTACAGGCTCATCGGCGAGTATGCCGCCACCAGCGCGGCAGAATTTTTCGCCGTAATCACCGAACTCTTCTTTCAGAAACCAGAAATCCTGAAAAAGCACTTTCCCGACCTCTATGAAGAGCTCAGGGGCTTTTATGCTCTTAACACGGCGGAGCTGTTCAAGAGCATGGATTGA
- the mnmH gene encoding tRNA 2-selenouridine(34) synthase MnmH gives MPLPTTDDYRRIVLESRPLIDVRAPVEFAKGAFPGAVNLPLMSDEERHLVGKMYKEEGNEAAVALGHRLVSGGVKARRIQAWCSFVKTHPDALLYCFRGGLRSQIAQAWMAEAGCDIVRIEGGYKAFRRYLIEEMERSEARFSPLVLAGRTGSGKTILLRTLPDAVDLEALANHRGSSFGRKITPQPTQIDFENALAYAIIKKLATGWKRLVFEDEGKNVGRLYLPRKLYEHLAKAPLVVLKTSMERRVAITFEEYVVRAQEGYALHRFEDPLKRWYEDIEKAIGRIQKRLGGERCKEVLQMLRNAYREQIASGRVEAHKTWVEYLLREYYDPMYDYQIQKRRERILFRGDWEEVKAFLGDGTHCTTSF, from the coding sequence TTGCCGCTTCCGACAACGGACGACTACCGGCGCATCGTTTTGGAAAGCAGACCCCTTATCGATGTCAGAGCACCCGTGGAGTTTGCCAAAGGAGCTTTCCCCGGTGCCGTCAACCTGCCGTTGATGAGTGACGAAGAACGGCATCTTGTAGGAAAAATGTACAAAGAGGAGGGCAACGAAGCGGCTGTCGCACTGGGGCACAGACTCGTTTCGGGCGGTGTGAAAGCCCGGCGCATCCAAGCGTGGTGCAGTTTTGTTAAAACGCATCCGGATGCGTTGCTCTATTGCTTCCGGGGCGGGCTAAGATCGCAGATCGCCCAGGCGTGGATGGCCGAGGCGGGGTGTGATATCGTCCGCATCGAAGGGGGGTACAAAGCGTTCCGGCGCTATCTCATCGAGGAGATGGAGCGAAGTGAGGCCCGGTTTTCCCCTCTGGTGCTCGCCGGCAGGACCGGCTCCGGCAAGACGATACTGCTTCGTACCCTCCCCGACGCGGTAGACCTGGAAGCCCTCGCCAATCACAGGGGCTCATCATTCGGCAGAAAAATCACTCCCCAGCCGACGCAGATCGATTTTGAAAACGCGCTCGCCTATGCGATCATAAAAAAGCTGGCGACTGGGTGGAAACGGCTTGTTTTCGAAGACGAGGGAAAAAACGTCGGCCGTCTCTATCTGCCAAGAAAGCTCTACGAACACCTGGCAAAGGCGCCTCTTGTCGTGCTGAAAACATCGATGGAACGGAGGGTGGCGATCACCTTCGAAGAGTATGTGGTCCGGGCCCAGGAGGGGTATGCGCTGCACCGCTTCGAGGATCCGCTCAAGCGGTGGTACGAAGATATCGAAAAGGCGATCGGGCGTATCCAAAAGCGTCTGGGGGGCGAACGTTGCAAAGAGGTGCTTCAGATGCTTCGAAACGCCTACCGTGAGCAGATTGCAAGCGGCCGAGTGGAAGCGCACAAAACCTGGGTCGAATACCTGCTGCGGGAGTATTACGACCCGATGTACGACTACCAGATACAAAAACGACGGGAGCGTATACTCTTCCGGGGCGATTGGGAGGAGGTGAAAGCCTTTCTGGGGGATGGGACACATTGTACTACATCATTTTGA
- the selD gene encoding selenide, water dikinase SelD produces the protein MSETIKLTEYSHGAGCGCKISPVLLDDILKTTRAKIECPQLLVGNDSKDDAAAYDLGNGTSILSTTDFFMPIVDDPFTFGRIAATNALSDIYAMGGRPLMAISIFGWPIDKLPAEVGREVIEGGRAVCEEAGIPLAGGHSIDSPEPIFGLAATGLVENRYLMRNDTAKEGCRIFLTKPLGIGILSTAQKQKKIEGNDITPAIEAMTTLNRAGSDFARLEGVCAMTDVTGFGLLGHLSEICEGSGIGATVRFDRVPLLPNVEKYRRMGCIPGGTRKNFKSYGHKIGEMTQQQREILCDAQTSGGLLVIVEESGLDAFYETARKHGLNLEPIGETHARREHLIEVE, from the coding sequence ATGTCAGAAACCATCAAACTTACCGAATACAGCCACGGTGCGGGGTGTGGGTGCAAAATATCCCCTGTGCTGCTTGACGACATTCTCAAGACGACACGGGCAAAGATCGAGTGTCCGCAGCTGCTCGTGGGAAACGACAGCAAAGACGATGCGGCAGCCTACGATCTTGGAAACGGGACATCAATCCTCTCGACGACAGATTTTTTCATGCCGATCGTGGACGATCCGTTCACCTTCGGCCGGATCGCCGCGACCAATGCACTCAGCGACATCTACGCCATGGGCGGCAGACCGCTGATGGCGATTTCGATTTTCGGATGGCCCATCGACAAGCTTCCCGCCGAAGTGGGGAGGGAAGTGATCGAAGGGGGAAGGGCGGTCTGTGAAGAGGCGGGCATTCCCCTTGCCGGCGGACACTCCATCGATTCGCCTGAGCCGATATTCGGCCTGGCGGCGACGGGACTGGTGGAAAACCGCTACCTGATGCGAAACGATACGGCCAAAGAGGGGTGCAGAATTTTCCTCACCAAACCGCTGGGCATCGGTATTCTCTCCACTGCCCAGAAACAGAAGAAGATAGAAGGAAACGATATCACCCCCGCCATCGAGGCAATGACCACACTCAACAGGGCCGGAAGCGATTTCGCCAGGCTCGAAGGTGTCTGTGCCATGACCGATGTAACCGGTTTCGGCCTGCTCGGCCATTTGAGCGAAATCTGCGAAGGCAGCGGCATCGGCGCGACCGTCCGGTTTGACAGGGTGCCCCTTCTTCCCAATGTGGAAAAGTACCGTCGAATGGGGTGCATTCCGGGCGGCACGCGCAAAAATTTCAAAAGCTACGGCCACAAAATCGGCGAGATGACACAGCAGCAAAGAGAGATTCTATGCGATGCCCAGACATCGGGAGGCCTTCTTGTCATCGTCGAAGAGTCCGGGCTTGATGCCTTTTACGAGACAGCACGAAAGCACGGACTTAATCTGGAACCCATCGGCGAAACCCATGCGCGACGCGAACATCTCATCGAGGTGGAGTAG
- a CDS encoding HAD family hydrolase: protein MKIEIPNYATIDIRHIVCDYNGTIAKDGMILPHLKTLLQKLSEEFTIHVITADTFGSVTAQLAECPVSIKILETDDHTKEKMAFVRSLGEELCVALGNGNNDEAMLKSAKLGIAVTGDEGCSTKALMAADIVCRDISDALELLLHPKRLTATLRR from the coding sequence ATGAAGATAGAGATACCAAATTACGCCACAATCGACATACGGCATATCGTCTGCGACTACAACGGCACGATCGCAAAAGACGGCATGATTCTTCCGCATCTTAAAACGCTGTTGCAAAAGCTGTCGGAAGAGTTTACGATTCATGTCATTACGGCCGATACCTTCGGAAGTGTCACGGCGCAGCTGGCGGAATGCCCCGTATCGATCAAGATTCTTGAAACCGACGATCATACGAAGGAGAAGATGGCGTTCGTCCGCTCTTTGGGAGAGGAGTTGTGCGTCGCGCTGGGAAACGGAAACAACGACGAAGCGATGCTAAAAAGCGCAAAACTCGGCATCGCGGTCACAGGGGATGAAGGGTGCAGCACAAAAGCGTTGATGGCGGCCGACATTGTCTGTCGCGACATTTCGGACGCCCTGGAACTGCTGCTTCATCCCAAACGTCTGACCGCCACGCTGAGGCGTTAG
- a CDS encoding DUF1501 domain-containing protein, with protein MKRTDFNEAHFNRRHFLKGLGALGISSVLPLSLKSADLDYDRIEFDPSVYENNNAQTIIIYLYGGPSQLAGNMTNIEEISEKSQNPYPLGNERYIKLTQDGFWGNAGGYAMQRMLDAGDMNVFRTCFRTVDDLKSHGACTSQAQRGKETEGGAGIIANLASILYHKGVITEPSGTDDVGKTIPFVTMEGESTFFTEDDVDLKPFLKPVAFGSGSDNPYKRGGSASWYESRVLNKETNTTIGEIFDTLAQKYNRAGKIKESFERRVTLEKFADDIHQITLPEGIVYPDNTFGNRLKTAVSLLINNEYTKIVSMGSPGLGGWDDHSNAIDRYTRRMTQLMESIEVAMAHLKAAGKSNINIVVFGEFGRNVNYNNSLGWDHGNLQNVYWFGGGDYMNHLGIVGETEVTGGGGRIYQRPKNFGSSGESYHFQVFSIAATIYRMYGIKNPEILTNNNLPIKDLLA; from the coding sequence ATGAAACGAACCGATTTTAACGAAGCACATTTCAACCGAAGGCACTTTCTGAAAGGACTCGGTGCTCTTGGCATCTCTTCCGTTCTGCCGCTTTCGCTCAAAAGCGCCGATCTCGACTATGACCGTATCGAATTCGATCCTTCCGTATACGAAAACAACAATGCGCAGACCATCATCATCTACCTCTACGGCGGTCCGTCCCAGCTGGCCGGAAACATGACGAATATAGAAGAGATCAGTGAAAAGAGCCAGAATCCCTATCCTCTGGGAAACGAGCGCTATATCAAGCTGACGCAGGATGGTTTCTGGGGAAATGCCGGGGGCTACGCGATGCAGCGGATGCTCGATGCCGGGGATATGAACGTTTTTAGGACCTGTTTCCGGACGGTGGACGATCTGAAGTCACACGGCGCGTGTACATCCCAGGCCCAGAGGGGCAAGGAGACGGAAGGGGGTGCGGGCATCATCGCGAATCTCGCCTCCATCCTCTATCACAAAGGTGTCATCACCGAACCTTCGGGAACGGATGATGTGGGCAAGACGATTCCTTTCGTCACGATGGAGGGGGAGTCGACCTTTTTCACCGAAGATGACGTCGATCTCAAACCCTTCCTCAAGCCGGTGGCGTTTGGCAGCGGCTCCGACAATCCCTACAAGCGTGGCGGCTCGGCTTCATGGTATGAAAGCCGGGTTCTCAACAAGGAGACCAATACGACTATCGGCGAGATTTTCGATACGTTGGCGCAGAAATACAATCGCGCCGGAAAGATCAAGGAGTCGTTCGAACGGCGCGTCACACTCGAGAAGTTTGCCGACGATATCCACCAAATCACCCTGCCCGAAGGCATCGTCTATCCGGACAACACATTCGGAAATCGTCTGAAAACGGCGGTCAGCCTGCTCATCAACAACGAATACACCAAAATCGTGAGCATGGGAAGCCCAGGCCTTGGCGGATGGGACGACCACTCCAACGCCATCGACCGTTACACCCGGCGGATGACCCAGCTGATGGAGTCGATCGAAGTGGCGATGGCCCATTTGAAAGCCGCGGGCAAGAGCAACATCAATATCGTCGTATTCGGAGAGTTCGGACGCAATGTCAACTACAACAATTCACTGGGCTGGGACCACGGCAATCTTCAGAATGTCTACTGGTTCGGGGGCGGCGACTACATGAACCATCTGGGTATCGTCGGGGAGACCGAGGTGACAGGCGGAGGTGGAAGAATCTATCAGCGTCCCAAAAATTTCGGAAGTTCGGGCGAATCGTACCATTTCCAGGTCTTCAGCATCGCTGCGACCATCTACAGGATGTATGGCATCAAAAACCCCGAAATCCTGACCAACAACAACCTGCCGATCAAGGATCTCCTCGCCTGA
- a CDS encoding BatD family protein produces the protein MRRHPGKRLLWALLFVPLFLAAAGIKMHVDRKEVTRGDTVTFSITAEGEDVAFPVLKEIDGFPILGTSQRSNISIINGHTSRSVTKSYTFAPMRDVTIPSLEVKVDGTLYRTDPVRISVSDAPKPGTRKGDARLEIDIDKKRVHVGEPVTFDVVIRYRRDARFAQVDLQSPEFPNFWIKKVGEVQKSYEGEYIVEKQRYLIFPQKAGSFKLGPLTAKIAKRVRVKPPINDPFFDDDFFNGFFARLEWSRIASNAVTIQVDPLPGNVELYGDFTIRASVDRQRVEANQPVRVTIEIEGEGNIDDIKKFEPHIPDTVVYSDDPVVKERITEGRYGGTFKETVTIVSDHDFTIPSFVLRYYDKERQQVIEKRTEPIPIKVVGGKKNADVKDLGRPPEKTEKVPSATTAGKEGRSLKGQEKEEEYRWLYLLVGIVLGAAGAWWLGNRKLPVFMKKREFDIARAIRHAKNDRELLDLLLPYAQEDERIKEALERLEENIYKGKRDKIDRKILAEIVEDIEEERM, from the coding sequence ATGAGACGACACCCTGGTAAACGGCTGCTGTGGGCGCTGCTGTTCGTCCCGCTCTTTCTGGCCGCAGCAGGCATAAAGATGCATGTGGACAGGAAAGAGGTGACACGGGGAGACACCGTTACATTCTCGATCACGGCGGAGGGAGAGGATGTCGCCTTTCCCGTTTTGAAAGAGATTGACGGTTTTCCGATTCTGGGTACGTCCCAGCGATCGAACATCTCCATCATCAATGGCCATACCTCCCGAAGCGTGACGAAAAGCTACACGTTCGCGCCGATGCGGGATGTGACGATCCCTTCGCTGGAAGTGAAAGTCGATGGCACCCTCTACCGGACCGATCCGGTCAGAATCAGCGTGAGCGACGCACCCAAACCGGGTACCCGAAAGGGTGATGCCCGGCTTGAAATCGACATTGACAAAAAAAGGGTGCATGTGGGCGAGCCGGTCACGTTCGATGTGGTGATTCGCTACCGCCGAGATGCCCGGTTCGCGCAGGTGGATCTTCAATCCCCCGAGTTTCCGAACTTCTGGATCAAAAAAGTGGGAGAGGTGCAGAAGTCGTACGAAGGGGAGTATATCGTCGAAAAACAGCGCTACCTGATCTTTCCCCAAAAGGCCGGCAGTTTCAAACTCGGCCCCCTGACAGCGAAGATCGCCAAGCGGGTCCGTGTGAAGCCTCCCATCAACGATCCCTTTTTCGACGACGACTTTTTCAACGGTTTTTTTGCGAGACTGGAGTGGAGCCGAATCGCTTCCAATGCCGTGACGATCCAGGTCGACCCGCTTCCTGGCAATGTGGAACTCTATGGCGATTTCACGATCCGTGCATCGGTCGACAGGCAGAGAGTGGAGGCCAATCAGCCGGTGCGCGTGACGATTGAGATCGAAGGGGAGGGCAATATCGACGATATCAAGAAGTTCGAACCCCACATTCCCGACACCGTGGTCTACAGCGACGATCCCGTGGTCAAGGAGCGGATTACGGAAGGACGTTACGGCGGAACTTTCAAGGAGACGGTCACGATCGTCTCCGATCACGATTTCACGATTCCCTCTTTTGTTCTGAGATATTACGACAAAGAGCGTCAGCAGGTCATAGAAAAACGCACGGAACCGATTCCTATCAAAGTGGTCGGAGGCAAAAAGAACGCCGATGTAAAGGATTTGGGCAGACCTCCTGAAAAAACCGAAAAAGTCCCTTCGGCTACGACCGCCGGCAAAGAAGGCAGGAGCTTGAAAGGTCAAGAAAAAGAGGAGGAATACCGTTGGCTCTATCTTCTTGTCGGCATCGTGCTGGGGGCCGCAGGCGCCTGGTGGCTGGGCAACCGGAAGCTTCCTGTTTTCATGAAAAAGAGAGAGTTCGACATCGCCAGAGCGATCCGACACGCCAAAAACGACAGAGAACTGCTGGATCTTCTTCTTCCCTATGCCCAGGAGGATGAAAGAATCAAAGAGGCTCTCGAAAGACTGGAAGAGAATATCTACAAAGGAAAAAGAGACAAAATCGATCGGAAAATCCTCGCGGAGATTGTCGAGGATATCGAAGAGGAGAGAATGTAA
- a CDS encoding tetratricopeptide repeat protein: protein MFFSLAYAGALDFLTPTRAKDAYEKGEFDKAAKLYKELAKKGSDEATFNAADALYKAGKYEEALSFFKKVNKESLQFEKLHNMGNCYAHLGKIDEGIRAYEEALKIKEDKETRFNLELLKKIKEKKKRQKKRERNENQETDGKNSRKQNQSAGNQKKSEKSKQNDQKSQSGKREQMKQKSETAETKRDENEKLNAGEDKKREPEAQKGGKIQKPEAKREEPISEMELRKWNKVLNQRGIHTLMLPMPTKKSERSEDETTPW from the coding sequence TTGTTTTTTTCACTTGCGTATGCCGGCGCACTCGATTTCCTGACGCCGACACGGGCGAAAGATGCGTATGAAAAGGGAGAATTCGACAAGGCTGCGAAACTCTACAAAGAGTTGGCAAAAAAGGGGAGTGACGAAGCGACGTTCAACGCGGCCGACGCTTTGTACAAAGCAGGAAAATACGAAGAGGCACTATCGTTTTTCAAAAAGGTGAACAAAGAGAGTCTGCAGTTTGAAAAGCTGCACAATATGGGAAACTGTTACGCTCATCTTGGGAAGATCGACGAAGGAATCAGGGCCTATGAGGAGGCTTTGAAAATCAAAGAGGACAAAGAGACCCGTTTCAATCTTGAACTGCTGAAAAAGATTAAAGAGAAGAAAAAACGCCAGAAAAAGAGGGAACGAAACGAAAACCAAGAAACCGACGGCAAAAACTCCCGGAAACAGAACCAAAGCGCCGGGAACCAAAAAAAGAGCGAAAAGAGCAAACAAAACGATCAGAAGAGTCAAAGCGGCAAGAGAGAGCAGATGAAACAAAAGAGCGAAACCGCAGAGACAAAGAGAGATGAAAACGAAAAGCTAAACGCCGGTGAGGATAAAAAAAGAGAACCAGAGGCCCAAAAAGGTGGGAAAATCCAGAAACCGGAAGCCAAAAGGGAGGAACCGATCAGTGAAATGGAGTTGCGGAAATGGAACAAAGTGCTGAACCAGCGCGGCATACACACTCTGATGCTGCCGATGCCGACAAAAAAGAGCGAAAGGAGCGAGGATGAGACGACACCCTGGTAA